A genomic segment from Bradyrhizobium sp. ISRA430 encodes:
- a CDS encoding IS4 family transposase produces the protein MGLTLTDRSAKGCLRSLDGECWIDRESSGCEFRDARLGDRFRKLLTQIGSAMGQSIPLVCQDWANTKAAYRFFSNDRVSEADILAGHFQSTRDRAAATGDLVLVLHDTTEFSYQREKSEAIGITKSINSGRDKAGRLRSHTVCGILMHSSLAVTIEGVPLGLAAVKFWTRKKFKGTAALKKKINPTRIPIEKKESVRWLENLKQSTQLLDHPGRCIHIGDRESDIYELFCAAQEIGTHFLIRTCVDRLAGDGDHTIADEMDEVAVKGLHRIEVRDSNGDPDQAVLEIRYRKIRVLPPIGKQKRYPALTLTVIHAEERGTPKNRKKIDWKLITDLPVGSRTDVIEKLEWYGLRWKIEVFHKILKSGCKAEESKLRTAQRLTNLISLFCILSWRVFWMTMLNRSAPDAPPTLALTATEIGVLDRLVNDKPRARRRTLSHYLIKIARLGGYLARASDPPPGNTVMWRGLSRLTDIALGAMVGGEFVGN, from the coding sequence ATGGGGCTGACATTAACGGATCGATCGGCAAAAGGCTGTTTGCGGTCCTTGGACGGGGAATGTTGGATTGATCGAGAGAGTAGTGGATGCGAGTTTAGGGACGCGCGGCTCGGCGACAGATTCCGCAAACTGCTCACGCAGATTGGAAGCGCCATGGGACAAAGCATTCCGCTCGTCTGCCAGGATTGGGCGAATACGAAGGCTGCCTACCGCTTCTTTTCTAACGACCGGGTCAGCGAAGCGGACATTCTGGCCGGCCATTTCCAATCGACACGTGATCGTGCCGCCGCCACTGGAGATCTCGTTCTTGTGCTGCACGATACAACCGAGTTCAGCTATCAACGCGAGAAGTCAGAAGCGATCGGCATCACCAAGAGCATAAACAGTGGACGGGATAAGGCAGGTCGCCTCAGATCGCACACGGTTTGCGGCATCCTGATGCATTCGAGCCTCGCGGTTACAATCGAGGGGGTGCCGCTGGGGTTGGCGGCCGTTAAGTTCTGGACCCGGAAGAAATTCAAGGGGACGGCAGCGCTTAAAAAGAAGATCAATCCGACCCGGATTCCCATCGAGAAAAAGGAAAGCGTCCGGTGGTTGGAAAATCTGAAGCAGTCTACGCAACTCTTGGATCATCCGGGACGATGCATCCATATTGGTGATCGCGAGAGTGACATCTACGAACTCTTCTGCGCAGCACAGGAGATCGGAACCCATTTCCTGATCAGGACCTGCGTCGACCGCTTGGCTGGAGACGGGGATCACACCATCGCCGACGAAATGGACGAGGTCGCCGTCAAAGGGCTCCATCGCATCGAAGTCAGAGACAGCAACGGCGATCCCGACCAAGCCGTTCTTGAGATCAGGTATCGCAAGATTCGCGTTCTGCCGCCGATCGGAAAGCAGAAGCGCTATCCCGCTCTGACCCTGACAGTGATCCATGCCGAAGAGCGCGGGACGCCGAAAAACAGAAAGAAGATCGATTGGAAGCTGATCACCGACCTGCCTGTTGGTTCCCGCACCGACGTCATTGAGAAGCTCGAATGGTATGGTTTGAGATGGAAGATCGAGGTGTTCCACAAGATCCTCAAATCGGGCTGCAAAGCTGAGGAGTCGAAGCTTAGGACCGCCCAGCGTCTGACCAACCTGATCTCGCTCTTTTGCATCCTGAGTTGGCGGGTCTTCTGGATGACGATGCTCAACCGTTCCGCCCCAGACGCGCCACCAACCCTCGCGTTGACTGCGACTGAAATCGGCGTGCTCGATCGCCTCGTCAACGACAAACCAAGAGCAAGACGGAGAACGCTCTCGCACTATCTGATCAAGATCGCCCGGCTCGGCGGTTATCTCGCCCGCGCCAGCGATCCGCCGCCCGGCAATACGGTCATGTGGCGCGGGCTGTCACGCCTCACCGACATCGCGCTGGGCGCCATGGTCGGAGGAGAATTTGTGGGTAATTGA
- the groL gene encoding chaperonin GroEL (60 kDa chaperone family; promotes refolding of misfolded polypeptides especially under stressful conditions; forms two stacked rings of heptamers to form a barrel-shaped 14mer; ends can be capped by GroES; misfolded proteins enter the barrel where they are refolded when GroES binds) encodes MSAKELKFGVDARDRMLRGVDILANAVRVTLGPKGRNVVLDKSFGAPRITKDGVGVAKEIELEDKFENMGAQMVREVASKSADAAGDGTTTATVLAAAIVREGAKSVAAGMNPMDLKRGIDLAVEAVVADIEKNSKKVTSNEEIAQVGTISANGDAEIGKFLADAMKKVGNEGVITVEEAKSLQTELDVVEGMQFDRGYISPYFVTNADKMRAEMEDAYILINEKKLSSLNELLPLLEAVVQSGKPLVIVAEDVEGEALATLVVNRLRGGLKVAAVKAPGFGDRRKAMLQDIAILTGGQAISEDLGIKLENVTLNMLGRAKKVMIDKENTTIINGAGKKADIEARVAQIKAQIEETTSDYDREKLQERLAKLAGGVAVIRVGGATEVEVKERKDRVDDAMHATRAAVEEGILPGGGVALLRASEHLKGIRTKNDDQKTGVEIVRKALSWPARQIAINAGEDGSVVVGKVLEKEQYGYGFDAQTGEYGNLVTKGIIDPAKVVRVAIQNAASIAALLITTEAMVAELPKKAAAGPAMPPGGGMGGMDF; translated from the coding sequence ATGTCAGCTAAAGAACTCAAATTCGGGGTCGATGCCCGCGACCGGATGCTGCGCGGCGTCGACATTCTCGCCAATGCGGTCAGGGTGACGCTCGGCCCCAAGGGCCGCAACGTCGTGCTCGACAAATCGTTTGGCGCACCCCGCATCACCAAGGACGGCGTCGGCGTCGCCAAAGAGATCGAGCTCGAGGACAAATTCGAGAACATGGGCGCGCAGATGGTGCGGGAGGTGGCCTCCAAGTCCGCTGATGCGGCCGGCGACGGCACCACCACCGCGACCGTCCTTGCGGCCGCAATCGTCCGCGAGGGCGCCAAGTCGGTTGCCGCCGGCATGAACCCAATGGACCTCAAGCGCGGTATCGACCTCGCCGTCGAAGCTGTGGTGGCCGACATCGAGAAGAACTCCAAGAAGGTCACCTCCAATGAGGAGATCGCCCAGGTCGGCACGATTTCGGCCAATGGCGATGCCGAGATCGGCAAGTTCCTTGCGGACGCCATGAAGAAGGTCGGCAACGAAGGCGTAATTACCGTCGAAGAAGCGAAATCGCTCCAGACCGAACTCGATGTCGTCGAGGGCATGCAGTTCGACCGCGGCTACATCTCGCCCTACTTCGTCACCAATGCCGACAAGATGCGCGCTGAGATGGAAGACGCCTACATCCTCATAAACGAGAAGAAGCTCTCGTCGCTGAACGAGCTGCTCCCGCTGCTCGAGGCCGTGGTGCAGAGCGGCAAGCCGCTCGTCATCGTCGCGGAAGACGTCGAAGGTGAAGCGCTCGCAACGCTGGTGGTGAACCGCCTGCGTGGCGGGTTGAAAGTCGCTGCCGTCAAGGCTCCGGGCTTCGGCGATCGCCGCAAGGCCATGCTGCAGGACATCGCGATCCTGACCGGCGGCCAGGCGATCTCGGAAGACCTCGGCATCAAGCTCGAGAACGTCACGCTCAACATGCTCGGTCGGGCCAAGAAGGTGATGATCGACAAGGAGAACACCACGATCATCAACGGCGCTGGCAAAAAGGCCGACATCGAGGCGCGCGTGGCCCAGATCAAGGCGCAGATCGAGGAGACCACCTCGGACTACGACCGTGAGAAGCTCCAGGAGCGTCTCGCCAAGCTCGCGGGCGGCGTCGCGGTGATCCGCGTCGGCGGGGCGACCGAGGTCGAGGTGAAGGAGCGCAAGGATCGCGTCGATGACGCGATGCATGCAACCCGCGCGGCGGTCGAGGAAGGCATCCTGCCAGGCGGCGGCGTCGCCCTACTCCGTGCCTCCGAGCATCTCAAGGGCATCCGCACCAAAAACGACGACCAGAAGACCGGCGTCGAGATCGTGCGCAAGGCGCTGTCCTGGCCGGCCCGCCAGATCGCGATCAATGCCGGCGAGGACGGCTCGGTCGTGGTCGGTAAGGTCCTGGAAAAAGAACAGTACGGCTATGGCTTCGACGCGCAGACCGGCGAATACGGCAACCTGGTCACCAAGGGCATCATCGACCCGGCCAAGGTCGTGCGTGTGGCTATCCAGAATGCGGCTTCGATTGCGGCGTTGCTGATCACCACCGAGGCCATGGTCGCCGAGCTGCCGAAGAAGGCCGCTGCCGGCCCGGCCATGCCTCCGGGCGGCGGCATGGGTGGTATGGACTTCTAA
- the tnpB gene encoding IS66 family insertion sequence element accessory protein TnpB yields the protein MCLFAKRLEEGVFRWPKIEDGVMRLSAAELSALLEGLDWRRVHAARETVVPTQAG from the coding sequence TTGTGCCTGTTCGCCAAGCGGCTCGAGGAAGGCGTCTTCCGCTGGCCGAAGATCGAGGATGGCGTGATGCGTTTGTCGGCGGCGGAATTGTCGGCGCTGCTCGAAGGGCTCGATTGGCGGCGTGTCCACGCGGCACGGGAGACGGTCGTCCCGACGCAAGCCGGATAA
- a CDS encoding group II intron reverse transcriptase/maturase: MARVEQFLTQALKLAVSAEKSGVHAASKGVTFLSYRISTYTSYGAGRKSNRTGPDGRTWRVVRRPTTGNVSLRVPRKEVTAFCKRHDYGDLARKTGRPREQFLVTSDVATVLAYNSEFRGFANYHSFADDFKSALGLLELVVFRSLVKTLAMRHRTTRARTMARLWKGTDYEVSSVVRGKLRSIKLWRLKHLTQTYWTSPVVDNVTAGAWWVKSPNDLIDRLNARRCEGCGDRTGPFEMHHLRRVGDLRSGSLTVWKQSGWRRKTIVLCPSCRATVSGRAHARMESRVH, from the coding sequence ATGGCTCGCGTCGAACAGTTCCTGACGCAGGCCTTGAAGCTCGCCGTATCGGCCGAGAAAAGTGGAGTTCACGCCGCTTCAAAGGGAGTGACCTTCCTCAGCTATCGCATCTCGACATACACATCCTATGGGGCTGGACGCAAATCCAACCGCACGGGGCCGGATGGCCGGACATGGCGCGTGGTACGCCGGCCGACCACCGGCAATGTCAGTTTGCGAGTGCCGCGCAAGGAGGTTACCGCGTTCTGCAAGCGACACGACTATGGCGATCTCGCCAGAAAGACTGGCCGTCCGCGCGAGCAGTTCTTGGTCACCAGCGATGTCGCAACCGTCCTCGCCTATAACTCAGAGTTCCGTGGTTTTGCGAACTACCATTCGTTTGCCGATGACTTCAAGAGCGCCTTGGGACTGTTGGAGCTTGTTGTGTTCCGCAGCCTTGTGAAGACGCTGGCGATGCGACATCGGACGACGAGAGCGAGAACCATGGCACGTCTGTGGAAGGGTACGGACTACGAAGTCAGCTCCGTGGTCCGTGGTAAACTTCGCAGTATCAAGCTGTGGAGACTGAAGCATCTGACCCAGACCTACTGGACGAGTCCTGTGGTGGACAACGTCACGGCAGGGGCGTGGTGGGTCAAAAGCCCCAATGATCTGATCGATCGCCTCAACGCTCGCAGGTGCGAAGGGTGCGGTGATAGGACCGGACCATTTGAGATGCATCACCTCCGCCGCGTTGGAGACCTGCGAAGCGGTTCGCTGACGGTTTGGAAACAGTCCGGTTGGCGGCGCAAGACGATCGTCCTGTGTCCGTCATGCCGCGCAACCGTCTCCGGTCGAGCGCATGCGCGTATGGAAAGCCGTGTGCATTGA
- a CDS encoding enoyl-CoA hydratase/isomerase family protein, whose translation MTDNTAVITEKRGQAFWITINRPEKRNALNGEVIAGISKGYRDAHDDKDVRVIVLTGAGDKAFCAGADLQNSGAAFAMDHSRPNVDYADLLRLSQNATKPAIARVGGVCMAGGMGLLCMTDMAVAADHVIFGLPEVKVGVFPMQVLSLLQSIAPPRLVNEWALTGEPFDAKAAQAAGLLNYIVPAAELDAKVDWLIGRTVDKSPTAIRRGKYAMRAIASMSFDESIAYTESQIALLAMTEDAKEGLKAFGEKRKPVWTGR comes from the coding sequence ATGACCGACAACACAGCCGTCATCACCGAAAAGCGCGGGCAGGCATTCTGGATCACCATCAACCGGCCCGAGAAGCGCAACGCGCTGAACGGCGAGGTCATCGCCGGCATCAGCAAGGGCTATCGCGACGCCCATGACGACAAGGACGTCCGCGTCATCGTGCTGACCGGCGCCGGCGACAAGGCGTTCTGCGCCGGCGCCGACTTGCAGAATTCCGGTGCGGCGTTCGCGATGGATCATTCCCGGCCGAATGTCGACTATGCCGATCTGCTCCGCCTGTCACAGAACGCGACGAAGCCCGCGATCGCGCGGGTCGGTGGCGTCTGCATGGCCGGCGGCATGGGCCTTTTGTGCATGACCGACATGGCGGTTGCGGCCGACCATGTCATCTTCGGCCTGCCGGAGGTGAAGGTCGGCGTGTTTCCGATGCAGGTGCTGAGCTTGCTGCAGTCCATCGCGCCGCCGCGTCTCGTCAACGAATGGGCGCTCACCGGCGAGCCGTTCGATGCGAAAGCTGCGCAAGCCGCGGGCCTCTTGAACTATATCGTACCGGCGGCCGAGCTCGACGCCAAGGTCGACTGGCTGATCGGCCGCACCGTCGACAAATCCCCGACCGCGATCCGCCGTGGCAAATACGCCATGCGCGCCATTGCCTCGATGTCGTTCGACGAGAGCATCGCCTACACCGAAAGCCAGATCGCGCTGCTCGCGATGACCGAGGACGCCAAGGAGGGGCTGAAGGCGTTCGGCGAAAAGCGCAAGCCGGTATGGACGGGGCGGTAG
- a CDS encoding co-chaperone GroES, which yields MKFPPLHDRVVVKRIEAEEKTGGGIIIPDTAKEKPSQGEVIAIGPGGRDESGKLIPIDVQVGDRVLFGKWSGTEVKIDGQELLIMKESDIMGVLTDVSSKKKAA from the coding sequence ATGAAATTCCCTCCGCTTCACGACCGCGTCGTGGTCAAGCGCATCGAAGCTGAAGAGAAGACCGGTGGCGGCATCATCATTCCCGATACGGCCAAGGAAAAGCCCTCCCAGGGCGAAGTCATCGCCATTGGCCCTGGCGGCCGGGATGAGAGCGGCAAGCTGATCCCGATCGACGTCCAGGTCGGCGACCGCGTGCTGTTCGGCAAGTGGTCGGGCACCGAGGTCAAGATCGACGGCCAGGAGCTGTTGATCATGAAGGAGAGCGACATCATGGGCGTTCTTACCGACGTGTCGTCCAAGAAGAAGGCCGCCTAA